The Penaeus monodon isolate SGIC_2016 chromosome 5, NSTDA_Pmon_1, whole genome shotgun sequence genome window below encodes:
- the LOC119573015 gene encoding uncharacterized protein LOC119573015: MLALALFLLVGFAHGISIERPQRDLLGNGIDLQPSGLYGVPMDYGCQPSTVYSTQVQYSTVVVPSIVYNNQIQYATQTSVRAQQVYSTIYSEIISTQYVPSVIYQTVTVTRTQEQVRTQVVTLPAQTSYVARTQEVVRTQVQYQTQYTTVVQSVPSTITRNVVSTVVVPQQVVSTVYQTQTVTRTQQAPGRTRTVPSTQYSTVYSTVVIPGQDVVKTSVAVSTNYAVQTITQPGQTQYITSTQVVPVTTTIYSQVVLTNTQTQYVTRTQVQTQYSTVVRTEQVRQYVTRTVTVPQQVVKTQVSTQVVPSTIYSQQVVPSIVNLPAQTQYVTVTQTVVNTQQLPGQTRVQYVTRTVYNTNYVTSTVYNKQYNTVTATYTQQPNCNTGYNYPEPAVAFNALGR, from the coding sequence ATGTTGGCGCTGGCACTGTTCTTGCTGGTGGGGTTCGCTCATGGAATCTCGATAGAAAGGCCACAGCGTGACCTGCTTGGCAACGGCATCGATCTTCAACCGTCTGGCCTGTATGGAGTTCCGATGGACTATGGCTGTCAACCTTCTACGGTTTACAGCACTCAAGTCCAGTATTCCACTGTTGTCGTCCCCTCTATTGTCTACAACAACCAAATTCAGTATGCTACTCAAACGTCTGTCCGCGCACAACAGGTCTATAGCACTATCTATTCTGAGATCATAAGCACCCAGTATGTTCCTTCCGTGATCTATCAGACGGTGACTGTCACTCGCACTCAGGAACAAGTACGCACGCAGGTCGTCACTCTCCCGGCGCAGACTAGTTACGTGGCTCGCACCCAAGAAGTTGTAAGAACGCAGGTGCAGTATCAGACTCAATACACGACTGTCGTTCAATCGGTACCCTCGACGATCACCAGAAATGTCGTATCTACAGTCGTAGTGCCCCAGCAGGTTGTCAGTACTGTCTACCAGACACAGACGGTTACCAGGACACAACAGGCGCCAGGTAGGACCAGGACTGTCCCCAGCACTCAGTACAGCACCGTCTATTCTACCGTAGTTATTCCAGGACAGGACGTTGTAAAGACAAGTGTCGCCGTTAGTACCAACTATGCCGTTCAGACTATTACACAGCCTGGGCAGACTCAATATATCACCTCTACACAAGTGGTTCCCGTTACCACTACCATCTACTCACAGGTGGTTCTCACCAACACTCAGACTCAGTACGTGACCCGCACTCAGGTGCAGACACAATATTCAACTGTCGTGCGTACGGAACAGGTGAGACAGTACGTCACAAGGACCGTCACAGTGCCCCAGCAGGTGGTGAAAACCCAGGTTTCTACTCAGGTAGTCCCTTCAACCATCTATAGTCAACAGGTGGTTCCTTCCATCGTAAACCTTCCAGCTCAAACCCAGTACGTCACTGTCACCCAGACGGTTGTCAACACCCAGCAGCTCCCTGGCCAAACCCGTGTCCAGTACGTGACACGAACAGTCTATAACACCAACTACGTAACTTCCACTGTATATAACAAGCAATACAACACCGTGACGGCCACCTACACTCAGCAGCCCAACTGCAACACCGGGTACAATTACCCTGAACCGGCTGTTGCCTTCAACGCACTTGGTCGCTGA
- the LOC119573014 gene encoding uncharacterized protein LOC119573014 yields the protein MWRFTATLLLLALASAEPQGYNYPEPPQGGYLPPPPSNPVCPAVTSVVYDTRVQTSVNVQTVNQVSTQYVTTTVVRQQVVPTTLFRTRVQTQVQYQTSVVQHTTTYVNYRIQTQTIPSPPVVRTQYVTSTRIVPQVSYVTQTQTRTQVVPVEVTRTQVQTVYQPVVNYETKVQQQTQVVTIPGPDVVKTRVQTVVQTSIVRRQQPGSTRYVTSTRVQQVVQTSVVRGQDVVRTSVVQRQQVIPFTSVNTRYENAVATREQVVTRTNVVTQTRVQTQVVPQEVVSTQVVPTTIYTTRYETRVQPFTQVQTVVRTQYVTPAPVVKTQQEVRTSVVQVPGQDRVVTSQVVQTQQQQQVVYQTVNQPQQVTVTRTVAGTCGGSGYNYNAPAIPFVTG from the coding sequence ATGTGGCGCTTCACGGCGACGTTACTGCTGTTGGCTCTTGCCTCGGCTGAACCCCAGGGATACAATTACCCGGAACCACCCCAGGGAGGCTATCTGCCTCCTCCGCCCTCTAATCCAGTCTGCCCTGCAGTCACCTCCGTTGTATATGACACTCGTGTTCAAACGTCTGTCAACGTACAGACTGTCAATCAAGTGAGCACGCAGTACGTTACGACCACGGTAGTTAGGCAACAGGTCGTACCAACTACCCTTTTCAGAACGCGTGTCCAGACGCAGGTTCAGTACCAAACCAGCGTCGTGCAGCACACAACGACGTATGTTAATTACAGAATCCAGACCCAGACCATTCCGAGTCCACCCGTTGTACGGACACAGTACGTTACTTCCACTCGCATCGTGCCGCAGGTCAGCTACGTCACCCAGACACAAACCCGAACACAAGTTGTACCTGTTGAGGTGACCCGCACGCAAGTGCAGACCGTGTACCAGCCTGTTGTCAACTACGAGACTAAGGTTCAGCAACAAACGCAGGTTGTAACTATCCCTGGCCCTGACGTCGTTAAAACACGTGTTCAGACCGTTGTTCAGACCTCTATTGTGAGGCGTCAGCAACCTGGTAGTACTAGATATGTAACTTCGACACGTGTGCAACAGGTGGTACAGACATCAGTCGTCCGCGGACAGGACGTCGTAAGGACCAGCGTTGTCCAGAGACAACAGGTCATTCCTTTCACATCTGTCAACACGCGTTACGAGAATGCCGTCGCCACTCGCGAACAGGTGGTGACGAGGACCAACGTGGTTACCCAGACTCGCGTCCAAACCCAGGTGGTGCCCCAGGAGGTGGTCAGCACCCAGGTGGTTCCCACTACCATCTACACCACCCGCTATGAGACCCGGGTTCAGCCCTTCACACAGGTGCAGACCGTGGTCAGGACCCAGTATGTCACACCGGCCCCCGTGGTAAAGACCCAACAGGAAGTGCGGACCTCTGTGGTCCAGGTGCCCGGTCAGGACCGCGTGGTCACCAGTCAAGTCGTGCAGACCCAGCAACAGCAGCAGGTCGTCTATCAGACAGTTAACCAGCCTCAGCAGGTCACTGTTACAAGGACAGTTGCAGGAACGTGTGGAGGGTCCGGATATAACTATAATGCGCCGGCAATTCCCTTCGTAACAGGATAA